A single Choristoneura fumiferana chromosome 9, NRCan_CFum_1, whole genome shotgun sequence DNA region contains:
- the LOC141430853 gene encoding vacuolar protein sorting-associated protein 29 has translation MLVLVLGDLHIPHRTGSLPPKFKKLLLPGRIQHILCTGNLCTKESYDYLKTLASDVHVVRGDFDENSTYPEQKVITVGQFRIGLVHGHQVVPWGDEESLALVQRQLDVDILISGHTHRFEAYEHENKFYINPGSATGAYSPLFRNPTPSFVLMDIQSSTVVTYVYKLLGDEVKVERIEYKKA, from the exons CTAGTCCTAGTCCTGGGTGATCTGCACATCCCGCACCGCACAGGCAGCCTGCCCCCCAAGTTCAAGAAGCTGCTGCTGCCCGGCCGCATCCAGCACATCCTGTGCACCGGCAACCTCTGCACCAAGGAGTCCTACGATTACCTCAAGACGCTGGCCAGCGATGTGCATGTTGTTAGGGGAGATTTTGATGAG AACTCCACTTATCCTGAACAAAAAGTCATAACCGTTGGCCAGTTCCGTATCGGTCTCGTCCATGGGCACCAGGTCGTCCCATGGGGGGATGAGGAGTCCCTAGCCCTAGTACAAAGGCAGTTAGATGTTGACATCCTCATCTCGGGCCACACCCATAGGTTTGAGGCTTATGAGCACGAGAACAAGTTTTATATCAACCCGGGCTCCGCTACTGGAGCTTACAGTCCTTTGTTCAG AAACCCAACTCCTTCGTTTGTGCTCATGGATATCCAGAGTTCCACCGTGGTCACATACGTTTACAAACTGCTTGGAGACGAAGTTAAAGTTGAAAGAATCGAGTACAAGAAGGCATAG